A stretch of Acidimicrobiales bacterium DNA encodes these proteins:
- a CDS encoding RimK/LysX family protein yields MTPSKPSRPKKRARKRIDPVVIGWREWIDLPDLGVTGVKAKVDTGARTSALHAIGLVEIDGGDRVRFEIRPRQRNRIGMATVECDVVDRRRIRSSNGRTEIRPVIRTSLQLAGVTKTIELTLTNRDEMGFRMLIGRQALRRHFLVDPATSFRGAEAP; encoded by the coding sequence ATGACCCCCTCGAAGCCATCCCGACCCAAGAAGCGCGCCCGCAAGCGCATCGACCCCGTCGTCATCGGCTGGCGCGAGTGGATCGACCTCCCCGACCTCGGGGTCACCGGCGTGAAGGCCAAGGTCGACACCGGCGCGCGCACGTCCGCGCTCCACGCGATCGGCCTCGTCGAGATCGACGGAGGCGACCGGGTCCGTTTCGAGATCCGGCCGCGCCAACGCAACCGGATCGGCATGGCCACCGTCGAGTGCGATGTCGTCGACCGTCGACGCATCCGCAGCTCCAACGGTCGGACAGAGATCCGGCCGGTGATCCGAACGAGTCTTCAGCTCGCCGGTGTCACCAAGACCATCGAGTTGACGCTGACCAACCGCGACGAGATGGGCTTTCGCATGCTGATCGGTCGACAAGCGCTCCGGCGCCACTTCCTGGTCGACCCGGCCACCTCGTTTCGCGGCGCGGAGGCACCATGA
- a CDS encoding anti-sigma factor has translation MNADLHHLAAAYALDALDDDERAAFEAHYPTCDICSSDVVDYRETAAVLASADAAPAPAGLGDRVMAEIAQTRQIPPIVPDRVVDLADRRRNRTRRAGFLAAAAAAVIAIVGFAVSLRGTSGTDDFERVLGEPDAVVLSLEGDDGEIRVVWSAALDQVVVIGNGLADPGPGFIYELWFLLDEGVAPAGLFRPDDNGVLRAVLDVDDIDGGGFGVTIEPAGGSDQPTGAVLYAGTV, from the coding sequence ATGAACGCCGACCTGCACCACCTCGCCGCGGCGTACGCGTTGGACGCGCTGGACGACGACGAGCGCGCCGCGTTCGAGGCCCACTACCCGACGTGCGACATCTGCTCGTCCGACGTCGTCGACTATCGCGAGACGGCGGCCGTCCTCGCCTCCGCCGACGCCGCGCCCGCCCCCGCCGGTCTCGGCGACCGGGTGATGGCCGAGATCGCCCAGACCCGTCAGATTCCCCCGATCGTTCCCGACCGCGTCGTCGACCTCGCCGACCGGCGCCGGAACCGCACCCGCCGAGCGGGCTTCCTCGCCGCCGCGGCAGCCGCCGTGATCGCCATCGTCGGCTTCGCCGTGTCGCTCCGCGGCACCAGCGGAACCGACGACTTCGAACGGGTCCTCGGCGAGCCCGACGCGGTCGTGCTCTCCCTCGAGGGCGACGACGGTGAAATCCGGGTCGTCTGGTCGGCCGCGCTCGATCAGGTCGTCGTCATCGGCAACGGACTCGCCGACCCCGGACCCGGATTCATCTACGAGCTCTGGTTCCTGCTCGACGAGGGCGTCGCCCCCGCGGGGTTGTTCCGTCCCGACGACAACGGCGTGCTGCGGGCGGTGCTCGACGTCGACGACATCGACGGCGGTGGCTTCGGCGTCACGATCGAGCCCGCCGGCGGGTCGGACCAGCCGACCGGGGCGGTGCTGTATGCCGGCACCGTCTGA
- a CDS encoding haloalkane dehalogenase yields the protein MSDFDATPLTKSFATVHGKQMAYHERGAGDAIVFLHGNPTSSYLWRNIVPHVADRGRCIVPDLIGQGDSDKLDDTGPGSYRFVDHRHHLDGLLGQLDLGDDITFVIHDWGSALGFDWANRHRERVAGIAFMEAIVRPVTWDEWPEAATGIFQGFRSPAGEEMVIEKNLFVEAVLPASILRTLTDEEHDEYRRPFLEPEHRRPTLTWPREIPLEGEPADVVEIVQSYADWMAESDLPKLFVNADPGAILTGPQREFVRTWPNLTEVTVAGNHFIQEDSPHEIGAALAAWMDAR from the coding sequence ATGTCCGACTTCGACGCGACGCCGCTCACCAAGTCCTTCGCCACCGTCCACGGCAAGCAGATGGCGTACCACGAGCGCGGTGCGGGTGACGCGATCGTCTTCCTGCACGGCAACCCGACGTCGTCGTATCTGTGGCGCAACATCGTTCCGCACGTCGCGGATCGCGGCCGCTGCATCGTGCCCGATCTGATCGGGCAGGGGGACTCCGACAAGCTCGACGACACCGGACCGGGCTCGTACCGCTTCGTCGATCATCGCCACCATCTCGACGGGCTCCTCGGCCAACTCGATCTCGGTGACGACATCACGTTCGTGATCCACGACTGGGGCTCGGCGCTCGGCTTCGACTGGGCGAACCGCCATCGCGAGCGGGTCGCCGGCATCGCGTTCATGGAGGCGATCGTGCGTCCGGTGACCTGGGACGAGTGGCCCGAAGCGGCGACCGGGATCTTCCAGGGGTTCCGCTCACCGGCCGGTGAGGAGATGGTCATCGAGAAGAACCTGTTCGTCGAGGCGGTGCTGCCCGCGTCGATCCTGCGCACGCTCACCGACGAGGAGCACGACGAGTACCGGCGCCCCTTCCTCGAGCCGGAGCACCGGCGCCCGACCCTGACCTGGCCGCGCGAGATCCCCCTGGAAGGCGAGCCCGCCGATGTCGTCGAGATCGTGCAGAGCTATGCCGACTGGATGGCCGAATCGGACCTGCCGAAGCTCTTCGTCAACGCCGACCCCGGTGCGATCCTCACGGGCCCGCAGCGCGAATTCGTGCGGACCTGGCCCAACCTCACCGAGGTCACCGTCGCCGGCAACCACTTCATCCAGGAGGACAGCCCCCACGAGATCGGCGCCGCCCTCGCGGCCTGGATGGACGCGCGGTAG
- a CDS encoding M14 family metallopeptidase, protein MTKRTSLEIAGTELVPGERHELELRPAQLPSGGWMAIPVVAFHGRLNGPVVWLSAALHGDEVNGVEIIRQVMTRLDPTKMRGTVLAVPVVNVPGFATGDRYMPDRRDLNRSFPGTATGSLASRFAHAFMTEIVRKSDVGIDLHTGSDHRHNIPQIRADLTDELTRELTTAFGAPFSLHARLRDGSLREAAVRSDARVLLYEAGESWRFDQQAIEVGVQGVRRVLAHLKVTPAGRMGKRTSTIELAASRWVRSPMSGLARLSAELGDHVEAGDQVGVVGDAIGSTEKKVVARHAGWIIGRTESPVVHRGDALIHIAEQRDPEGSP, encoded by the coding sequence ATGACCAAACGCACATCCCTCGAGATCGCCGGCACCGAACTCGTCCCCGGCGAACGCCACGAACTCGAGTTGCGGCCCGCACAGCTGCCCTCCGGCGGTTGGATGGCGATCCCGGTCGTGGCCTTCCACGGCCGGCTCAACGGTCCGGTCGTGTGGCTGAGTGCCGCGTTGCACGGCGACGAGGTCAACGGGGTGGAGATCATCCGTCAAGTCATGACGAGGCTGGATCCCACGAAAATGCGCGGCACGGTGCTCGCCGTGCCGGTCGTCAACGTGCCCGGCTTCGCCACCGGCGACCGCTACATGCCCGATCGCCGTGACCTGAACCGATCCTTCCCGGGCACGGCGACCGGCTCGCTCGCGTCGCGGTTCGCTCACGCGTTCATGACCGAGATCGTGCGCAAGAGCGACGTCGGGATCGACCTGCACACCGGCTCCGACCACCGCCACAACATCCCGCAGATCCGCGCCGACCTCACCGACGAGCTCACCCGCGAGCTGACCACCGCCTTCGGGGCGCCCTTCTCGCTGCACGCGAGGCTGCGCGATGGCTCGCTGCGCGAAGCCGCCGTCCGTTCCGATGCCCGCGTGCTGCTCTACGAGGCCGGCGAGTCGTGGCGCTTCGATCAGCAGGCCATCGAGGTCGGGGTGCAGGGCGTGCGCCGGGTGCTCGCCCACCTGAAGGTCACCCCCGCCGGGCGAATGGGCAAACGCACGAGCACGATCGAGTTGGCCGCATCCCGCTGGGTGCGCTCCCCCATGAGCGGCCTGGCCCGACTCTCCGCCGAACTCGGGGATCATGTCGAGGCCGGCGACCAGGTCGGGGTGGTCGGCGACGCGATCGGCAGCACCGAGAAGAAGGTCGTCGCCCGCCACGCTGGCTGGATCATCGGCCGCACCGAATCGCCCGTCGTCCATCGCGGCGACGCACTCATCCACATCGCCGAACAACGAGATCCCGAGGGGTCCCCATGA
- a CDS encoding TetR-like C-terminal domain-containing protein, giving the protein MAKQRIDHSEVIASAIAVADRDGLDEVVLARVADDLGVQPSALYNHVDGVDGLFRDISDQAARNLADSLLDAAVARSGGDALRAVAIAYRDFAGHHPGQYASLLLPAGRESEGRTGPHETITTVLSRIVEPWGYTGDAAVHAARVIRSSIHGFVTLEASGAFVNPQETDESFAALLDFIVSGIERPDLTPALTP; this is encoded by the coding sequence GTGGCAAAGCAACGAATAGACCACAGCGAGGTGATCGCCAGCGCCATCGCCGTCGCCGATCGTGACGGGCTCGACGAGGTCGTGTTGGCCCGGGTTGCCGATGACCTCGGGGTGCAGCCATCGGCGTTGTACAACCACGTCGACGGGGTCGACGGGCTGTTCCGCGACATCTCCGATCAGGCCGCCCGCAACCTCGCCGACTCGCTGCTCGACGCCGCGGTCGCCCGGTCCGGCGGCGACGCCTTGCGGGCGGTTGCGATCGCCTACCGCGATTTCGCCGGCCACCACCCCGGGCAGTACGCGAGCCTGCTCCTTCCCGCCGGACGGGAATCGGAGGGCCGCACGGGTCCGCACGAGACGATCACCACCGTGCTGTCTCGCATCGTCGAACCGTGGGGCTACACCGGCGACGCCGCGGTCCACGCCGCCCGGGTGATCCGGAGTTCGATCCACGGGTTCGTCACCCTCGAAGCGTCCGGCGCCTTCGTCAACCCCCAGGAAACCGACGAGAGCTTCGCCGCCCTGCTCGACTTCATCGTCTCCGGCATCGAGCGGCCCGATCTCACTCCCGCCCTCACACCATGA
- a CDS encoding RimK family alpha-L-glutamate ligase produces the protein MKLAILSRAPRSYSTQRLRAAALDRGHTIRVLDTMRFAIDLSHAEPDLQYRGKQLSDYDAVLPRVGASITYFGMAVVRQFEQMDVYTPNTANGIGNSRDKLRATQILSRHDIGIPATSFVRDRSDVPAAIERVGGAPVVIKLLEGTQGIGVILAPDDRVAGAVIETLQSAKQNVLIQRFIAESKGRDIRAFVIGDRVVAAMRRVASGDEFRSNVHRGGRAEAVELDPEYERTAVQSAQIMGLRVAGVDMLEGDDGPLVMEVNSSPGLEGIEAATSLDIAGAIIDYIANQVNFPELDVRQRLSVSTGYGVAELHVREGADLVGTTIADSGLRERDIQILTLNRGTTVIPNPRQDRELEADDRLLCFGKLESMRDMIPERRRRHRRIQPLPDEPIPDENGD, from the coding sequence ATGAAACTTGCCATCCTGAGCCGCGCCCCACGTTCCTACAGCACCCAACGACTGCGAGCCGCTGCGCTCGACCGCGGCCACACGATTCGCGTGCTGGACACGATGCGGTTCGCGATCGATCTCTCCCACGCCGAACCCGATCTCCAGTACCGGGGCAAGCAGCTCAGCGACTATGACGCGGTGCTCCCCCGCGTGGGCGCGTCGATCACGTACTTCGGCATGGCCGTCGTGCGCCAGTTCGAGCAGATGGACGTCTACACGCCCAACACCGCCAACGGCATCGGCAACTCCCGCGACAAGCTGCGGGCGACGCAGATCCTGTCCCGCCACGACATCGGCATCCCCGCGACGTCGTTCGTGCGCGACCGCTCGGACGTCCCCGCCGCGATCGAACGCGTCGGCGGCGCCCCGGTCGTCATCAAGCTGCTCGAGGGCACCCAGGGCATCGGCGTCATCCTGGCCCCCGATGACCGCGTGGCCGGGGCCGTCATCGAGACGCTCCAGTCCGCCAAGCAGAACGTGCTCATCCAGCGCTTCATCGCGGAGTCGAAGGGACGCGACATCCGGGCGTTCGTGATCGGCGACCGCGTCGTGGCCGCGATGCGCCGGGTCGCCAGCGGCGACGAGTTCCGCAGCAACGTGCACCGGGGCGGGCGCGCCGAGGCGGTGGAGCTCGATCCCGAGTACGAACGCACGGCCGTGCAGTCCGCCCAGATCATGGGCCTGCGGGTGGCCGGCGTCGACATGCTCGAGGGGGACGACGGACCGCTCGTGATGGAGGTGAACAGCTCACCCGGACTCGAAGGCATCGAGGCGGCGACATCGCTCGACATCGCCGGCGCCATCATCGACTACATCGCGAACCAGGTGAACTTCCCGGAGCTCGACGTGCGCCAGCGACTCAGCGTCAGCACGGGCTACGGCGTCGCCGAACTCCATGTACGCGAGGGCGCCGACCTCGTCGGCACGACGATCGCCGATTCGGGGCTGCGCGAGCGGGACATCCAGATCCTCACGCTCAACCGGGGCACCACCGTGATCCCCAACCCGCGACAGGACCGGGAGCTCGAGGCCGACGATCGGCTCCTGTGCTTCGGCAAGCTCGAATCGATGCGCGACATGATCCCGGAGCGCCGCCGCCGCCACCGGCGGATCCAACCGCTGCCCGACGAGCCGATCCCGGACGAGAACGGCGACTGA
- the sigK gene encoding ECF RNA polymerase sigma factor SigK, whose protein sequence is MNPLRRLRAVDPPDAEADLMTDALREAGRGSEAAFGRFYESASALVYGTVLRVVRDRAMAEEVAQEVFVELWRLAPRFDAGKGTARAWATTIAHRRAVDRVRSEQSRRDREDRDNQTATIEYDSVSEQVGDSLERERVRRALIDLSDTQREAVTLAYYGGHTYREVAVLLDVAEGTAKTRIRDGLIKLRDTMGVTS, encoded by the coding sequence ATGAACCCCCTCCGTCGCCTGCGCGCGGTCGACCCCCCTGACGCGGAGGCCGATCTGATGACCGACGCGCTGCGGGAGGCCGGTCGCGGGAGCGAAGCGGCGTTCGGACGCTTCTACGAGTCCGCCTCCGCGCTGGTCTACGGCACCGTCCTGCGGGTGGTGCGGGACCGGGCGATGGCCGAGGAGGTCGCGCAGGAGGTCTTCGTCGAGCTGTGGAGGCTCGCCCCGCGATTCGACGCCGGCAAGGGGACCGCACGAGCCTGGGCCACGACGATCGCGCACCGCCGGGCGGTCGACCGGGTGCGGTCCGAGCAGTCCCGTCGCGATCGCGAGGACCGTGACAACCAGACCGCCACCATCGAGTACGACTCCGTCAGCGAGCAGGTGGGCGACAGTCTCGAGCGCGAGCGGGTCCGCCGAGCGCTCATCGATCTCAGCGACACACAACGCGAGGCGGTGACCCTGGCCTACTACGGCGGCCACACCTACCGGGAGGTCGCCGTCCTCCTCGATGTCGCCGAGGGAACCGCGAAGACGCGTATCCGCGATGGCCTGATCAAACTACGAGACACGATGGGAGTGACGTCATGA
- a CDS encoding cupin domain-containing protein — MNATGPIFRHLPTLEWETKADQKAEVAALAAEADDVGARRSRLTTGQHGFHSHISEMPPGFEVPPHTHDIAEHMTILEGSIIVSDGTVLGTGDTAVIPGGHLYGFTVGDDGVRFLVVRAADAATDFNATNDPGAN; from the coding sequence ATGAACGCAACCGGACCCATCTTCCGCCATCTCCCCACCCTGGAGTGGGAAACGAAGGCGGACCAGAAGGCCGAGGTCGCCGCCCTCGCTGCCGAGGCCGACGACGTCGGCGCCCGGCGGAGCCGGCTCACGACCGGCCAACACGGCTTCCACTCGCACATCTCCGAGATGCCGCCCGGGTTCGAGGTGCCGCCGCACACGCACGACATCGCCGAGCACATGACGATCCTCGAGGGAAGCATCATCGTCAGCGACGGCACCGTGCTCGGCACCGGCGACACCGCCGTCATCCCCGGAGGCCACCTCTACGGATTCACCGTCGGCGACGACGGTGTCCGATTCCTCGTGGTGCGCGCCGCTGACGCCGCCACCGACTTCAACGCAACCAACGACCCAGGAGCTAACTGA
- a CDS encoding DUF4062 domain-containing protein has translation MPRRPKVFVSSSMAELVDERQVVGGVCDELHLDSFLYEDDAVASPDPPVVAWERDLADSDLLIGILWKQFGRWTEKEILFAMESSIPVLLFVKTEDIDGDGVPDIVTKEVEAFVSGHNDVQTGIADARFASLEELERKVRNSILDLQALALSFKRNALMDEGAPVHGRGRAAAVPSGPHGALVSEAKGPGGARKADEAIRRLKRHRGLFFGRAVDREIVADLIDQDEPFVAVKGDPEIGRETLFQVLANEELVDRYADGAGIIPDVASGDTAEDLRHAIWEAFHESGALGADEERELADLESLNAMIALLDVDLDDEVVDEVTEMLPSSVLAATMPAGAELDRFVHELQPILETEALVEAFSFYSKVEVPPELTEAVAERCRATGGAPADVKKLCQSALAELKRTSLENWLEGTPA, from the coding sequence ATGCCTAGGCGTCCGAAGGTGTTCGTCAGCTCGTCGATGGCGGAGCTCGTGGACGAACGTCAGGTGGTCGGCGGCGTGTGCGACGAGCTCCACCTCGACTCGTTCCTGTACGAGGACGACGCCGTCGCCAGCCCTGATCCGCCGGTCGTCGCCTGGGAACGCGACCTGGCGGACTCCGACCTGCTCATCGGGATCCTGTGGAAGCAGTTCGGCCGGTGGACGGAGAAGGAGATCCTGTTCGCGATGGAGAGCAGCATCCCGGTCCTGCTGTTCGTCAAGACCGAGGACATCGACGGTGACGGCGTGCCCGACATCGTCACGAAGGAGGTGGAGGCGTTCGTCAGCGGCCACAACGACGTGCAGACGGGCATCGCCGACGCGCGGTTCGCGTCGCTCGAGGAGCTCGAACGCAAGGTGCGCAACTCGATCCTCGACCTCCAGGCGCTGGCGCTGTCGTTCAAGCGCAACGCGCTGATGGACGAAGGCGCTCCGGTGCACGGCCGCGGCCGGGCCGCGGCGGTGCCGTCGGGTCCCCACGGGGCACTCGTGTCCGAGGCGAAGGGGCCGGGGGGTGCGCGCAAGGCGGACGAGGCGATCCGCCGACTGAAGCGACACCGCGGCCTGTTCTTCGGGCGTGCCGTCGACCGCGAGATCGTGGCCGACCTCATCGACCAGGACGAGCCGTTCGTCGCCGTGAAGGGCGATCCGGAGATCGGGCGGGAGACGCTCTTCCAGGTGCTCGCCAACGAGGAGCTGGTGGATCGCTACGCCGACGGCGCGGGGATCATCCCGGACGTGGCGAGCGGCGACACCGCCGAAGACCTGCGCCACGCGATCTGGGAGGCGTTCCACGAGTCGGGTGCGTTGGGGGCGGACGAAGAACGCGAACTGGCCGACCTCGAGAGTCTCAATGCGATGATCGCCCTCCTCGATGTCGACCTCGACGACGAGGTCGTCGACGAGGTGACCGAGATGCTGCCGTCGTCGGTGCTCGCGGCGACGATGCCGGCCGGAGCCGAACTCGACCGCTTCGTGCACGAGCTGCAACCCATCCTCGAGACCGAGGCCCTCGTCGAGGCGTTCTCGTTCTACTCGAAGGTCGAGGTGCCGCCGGAGCTCACGGAGGCGGTCGCCGAACGATGCCGGGCCACGGGTGGCGCGCCGGCCGACGTGAAGAAGCTGTGCCAATCGGCGTTGGCCGAGCTGAAGCGGACATCGCTCGAGAACTGGCTCGAGGGCACGCCGGCATGA
- a CDS encoding molybdopterin-dependent oxidoreductase: MTSTDRPSDAEFRSPVFARPGWVGVVAAAAGGLSAAAVGLGAGEVVAGLSSNLRSPILDVGDRVVDRVPSWAKDLAIDWFGTNDKIALLVGIAALLALYAAVVGVVGLRRSRRLGIAGIALFGVLGTLASLGARTGAELQSPLPSIVGSVVAATALWWLGRPSPVRSRGTAGTVRHPSERRRFLAQTGVLAVSAAVLGSIGRKLEARFSAADSRAAITLPRPDVPAPAVPAGAQAEGAASLFTPNATFYRIDTALTVPQVPAEGWELRIRGLVERELRLSYNDLLTRSVEEHDITLTCVSNTIGGDLIGNARWIGVRLDDLLAEAGIDPAADQIVGRSVDGYTCGFPVAALDGRNALVAVGMNGEPLPLEHGFPARLIVPGIYGYASATKWLTEIELTTFDDFDHYWVPRGYAAQAPIKMQSRIDRPRGLDRIPPGPFVIGGVAWAQPTGIDRVEVKIDDGDWLPAEMAAEVNGSTWRQWSTTWDATPGRHTVEVRAIDNTGAIQTDERSEPLPDGASGHHTVVVLVDES; this comes from the coding sequence ATGACCTCCACCGACCGCCCGAGTGACGCCGAGTTCCGATCCCCCGTGTTCGCTCGCCCCGGTTGGGTGGGCGTCGTCGCCGCGGCCGCCGGCGGGCTGTCCGCTGCCGCGGTCGGCCTGGGAGCCGGTGAAGTCGTCGCCGGCCTGAGCTCGAACCTGCGCTCGCCGATCCTCGACGTCGGTGACCGGGTCGTCGACCGGGTGCCGTCGTGGGCGAAGGACCTCGCGATCGACTGGTTCGGGACGAACGACAAGATCGCGCTCCTGGTCGGCATCGCCGCTCTCCTCGCCCTCTACGCCGCCGTCGTGGGCGTGGTCGGGCTCCGGCGCTCCCGCCGTCTCGGCATCGCGGGCATCGCCCTGTTCGGGGTGCTCGGCACGCTCGCCTCGCTCGGCGCGCGGACCGGGGCGGAGCTCCAGTCGCCGCTGCCGAGCATCGTCGGCAGCGTCGTGGCCGCGACCGCGCTGTGGTGGCTGGGCCGGCCGTCCCCGGTCCGATCCCGCGGGACCGCCGGGACCGTGCGCCATCCGAGTGAGCGTCGGCGCTTCCTCGCCCAGACGGGCGTGTTGGCGGTGTCGGCCGCCGTGCTCGGTTCGATCGGCCGCAAGCTCGAGGCCCGCTTCAGCGCGGCCGACTCGCGTGCCGCGATCACCCTGCCCCGGCCGGACGTGCCGGCCCCCGCCGTGCCCGCCGGCGCGCAGGCCGAGGGCGCGGCGTCGCTCTTCACACCGAACGCGACGTTCTACCGGATCGACACCGCCCTGACGGTGCCGCAGGTGCCCGCCGAGGGCTGGGAACTGCGGATCCGCGGTCTCGTCGAGCGCGAGCTCCGCCTGTCCTACAACGATCTGCTCACCCGCTCGGTCGAGGAGCACGACATCACGCTCACGTGCGTGTCGAACACGATCGGCGGCGATCTGATCGGCAACGCCCGCTGGATCGGCGTCCGCCTCGACGATCTGCTCGCCGAGGCCGGGATCGATCCGGCCGCGGACCAGATCGTCGGCCGGTCGGTGGACGGCTACACCTGCGGGTTCCCGGTCGCCGCCCTCGATGGTCGCAACGCCCTCGTGGCGGTCGGCATGAACGGTGAACCCCTGCCGCTCGAGCACGGCTTCCCGGCGCGGCTGATCGTGCCCGGGATCTACGGCTACGCGTCGGCCACGAAATGGCTGACGGAGATCGAGCTCACGACGTTCGACGACTTCGATCACTACTGGGTGCCGCGGGGCTACGCGGCTCAGGCACCGATCAAGATGCAGAGCAGGATCGATCGACCGCGGGGCCTGGACCGCATCCCGCCCGGTCCCTTCGTGATCGGTGGCGTCGCGTGGGCCCAGCCCACCGGCATCGATCGCGTCGAGGTGAAGATCGACGACGGCGACTGGCTCCCTGCCGAGATGGCCGCCGAGGTCAACGGCTCCACCTGGCGCCAGTGGTCCACCACATGGGACGCCACTCCCGGCCGCCACACCGTCGAAGTCCGCGCCATCGACAACACCGGAGCAATCCAGACCGACGAGCGCTCCGAACCACTGCCGGACGGAGCATCCGGACACCACACCGTCGTCGTTCTCGTCGACGAGTCGTGA
- a CDS encoding MarR family transcriptional regulator yields MNSPTTHLPDYVLDPSPLALFTRLQRVGLHLERLQAEAMEQIGMSFPDYTLLATLHRETAPHQLPVSRLAELVLRPMGSITQVVDRLENTGLVRRAVDPSDRRRVLVELTEAGIDLAVRGDRAYRISRQRVLDTLSDADIARIDGALSELLAALEADQVATDPA; encoded by the coding sequence GTGAACTCACCGACGACGCACCTGCCCGACTATGTGCTCGACCCGTCGCCGCTCGCGCTCTTCACCCGGCTCCAGCGGGTCGGCTTGCATCTCGAGCGGCTCCAGGCGGAGGCCATGGAACAGATCGGGATGTCGTTCCCGGACTACACGCTCCTGGCGACGCTGCATCGGGAGACGGCGCCGCACCAGCTCCCGGTGAGTCGGCTCGCGGAGTTGGTCCTGCGCCCGATGGGGAGCATCACCCAGGTCGTGGACCGCCTCGAGAACACGGGGCTCGTGCGCCGCGCGGTCGATCCGTCCGACCGGCGCCGTGTCCTCGTCGAGTTGACCGAGGCCGGCATCGACCTCGCCGTTCGCGGCGACCGTGCGTACCGGATCTCGCGCCAGCGGGTGCTCGACACCCTCTCCGACGCCGACATCGCGCGGATCGACGGCGCCCTCTCCGAGCTCCTCGCCGCCCTCGAGGCCGACCAAGTCGCCACCGACCCCGCCTGA
- a CDS encoding pyridoxal-dependent decarboxylase — MDELLAVRAAAERALDHAASVDGRRVFPDDEAVAALERLAGPLPDGPGDPGATLELLAEVGGPATVANTGPDYYGFVTGATHPAALGAAMLTAAWDQNAALPVMSPVASALYDVTRGWLIDLLGLAGDTDVAYVTGATVANASCLAAARDALLADAGWDAPTQGLFGAPPIQVVTGAQAHSTLRKSLGFVGLGSERIVSVPADAEGRLRADALPDLDPADGPILVCAQAGEVNTGAFDPFDAIADWTAARDGWLHVDGAFGLWALADPTRAELVQGLTRADSLATDAHKWLNVTYDCGIAFVQRPGALRRTFASVAGYLPPADAFEAMHHTPQSSQRARQIEVWAVLRTLGREGVAALVQESCAGAVAIADRLSDEEGFAVLNDVVLNQVLVRFRDGPTTERLLATIAADGRIWCGPTQWRGEAAMRISVSSWKTTVADAARAADVIVELAASH; from the coding sequence ATGGACGAACTCCTAGCAGTGCGGGCGGCGGCGGAACGGGCGCTCGACCACGCCGCCTCGGTCGACGGGAGGCGGGTGTTCCCCGACGACGAGGCGGTCGCCGCGCTCGAGCGCCTCGCCGGTCCGCTGCCCGACGGACCGGGCGATCCGGGCGCCACCCTCGAACTGCTCGCCGAGGTCGGTGGCCCGGCAACCGTGGCCAACACCGGGCCCGACTATTACGGCTTCGTCACCGGCGCGACCCACCCCGCCGCGCTCGGCGCCGCGATGCTCACCGCCGCCTGGGACCAGAACGCGGCGCTGCCGGTCATGTCGCCGGTTGCGTCCGCACTCTACGACGTCACCCGCGGCTGGTTGATCGACCTGCTCGGTCTCGCGGGCGACACCGACGTCGCCTACGTCACCGGAGCCACGGTCGCCAATGCCTCCTGCCTCGCCGCCGCCCGCGACGCGCTCCTGGCCGACGCCGGGTGGGACGCTCCGACACAAGGGCTGTTCGGTGCCCCGCCGATCCAGGTCGTCACCGGGGCCCAGGCCCATTCCACGCTGCGTAAGTCCCTCGGCTTCGTCGGGCTCGGCAGCGAGCGCATCGTGTCGGTCCCGGCCGACGCCGAGGGCCGGCTCCGGGCCGACGCACTCCCCGATCTCGACCCCGCCGACGGCCCGATCCTCGTGTGCGCCCAGGCCGGCGAGGTCAACACGGGCGCCTTCGACCCGTTCGACGCGATCGCCGACTGGACTGCTGCGCGTGACGGCTGGCTCCATGTCGACGGCGCGTTCGGCTTGTGGGCCCTCGCCGACCCGACCCGCGCCGAGCTGGTGCAGGGGCTCACCCGGGCGGACTCGCTCGCGACCGATGCGCACAAGTGGCTCAACGTCACCTACGACTGCGGCATCGCGTTCGTCCAGCGGCCCGGTGCGCTGCGGCGGACGTTCGCCTCCGTGGCGGGCTACCTGCCACCGGCCGATGCGTTCGAGGCGATGCACCACACACCGCAGTCGTCGCAGCGGGCCCGCCAGATCGAGGTGTGGGCGGTCCTGCGCACGCTCGGCCGCGAGGGCGTCGCCGCGCTCGTCCAGGAGTCGTGCGCCGGCGCGGTTGCCATCGCCGATCGTCTGAGCGACGAGGAGGGGTTCGCGGTGCTCAACGACGTGGTGCTCAACCAGGTGCTCGTGCGCTTCCGCGACGGGCCGACGACCGAGCGCCTGCTCGCCACGATCGCAGCCGACGGACGGATCTGGTGCGGACCGACCCAGTGGCGGGGCGAGGCCGCGATGCGGATCAGCGTGTCGTCGTGGAAGACCACCGTCGCCGACGCCGCCCGGGCCGCCGACGTGATCGTGGAACTCGCTGCGTCGCACTGA